The window ACGGGTGTCGGGGGCATGGGCATCCACTGGGGTGCATCGACCCCGCGCCCCCACCAGTCAGAGCGCATCCCCTTCATCCCGCGAGCCGAAATGGATGCCGCCCTCCTCCACGCAGAAGACGTGCTCGGGGTGACGAAACAGACACCTCCCGGAAGGGGCCTGCCCGGCCGGATCTACGCGGCTATGGCAGCGGAGTTCGATGGGCCCGGTCTCACGCCGGTCGGCTTCATGCCCAACGCAATTCGCTGGGAAGGGGGACGCCTGACGTTCTCGGGCACGGGCACGATCCTCGGTGACATCGAAAAAACGGTTCCGGGCTTCGAGTTGAGACCAGAGACGCTTTGCCGACGGGTTCTCGTCGATGATGACGGTGTCGCGGTCGGGGCGCAGCTCCGCGACCTCAGCTCGGGAGAGGTCTACACCGTCCGTGCTGCCCGCGTGATCGTGTGCGCCGATGGGCTGCGCACGCCGCAGGTCCTGTTCGCCTCCGGAATCCGCCCCGACGCTCTCGGTCACTACCTCAACGAGCACTACCAGATGGCGTCGTTCGTGCAGCTGAGCGACGAATTCGACCCGGCCCGGTTCGATCGCGATCCGACCCGGCTCGGCAACGTCCTGATCCCGTTCTCCGACGCACGCCCGATGCAGGGCGGCGTCATGGCTCTTGCCGGATCGCCCTACGCCCTTCCTCTCGGAGCGGACGCCGCAGCCTCGCGACTTGGCATTGTCGCCTGGTACGCGGCGAAAGACATCCGATTTGAGGACGCGGTGGTGTTCAGTGACACCGAGACCGACCACTACGGCATGCCGAAGATGACCATCCAGTACTCACGCACCGAGCGCGACCTCATGACCATCGCGCAGATGCGGGAGAACTCCCTGCGCTCTGCCGCCCTGATCGGCACGCTCAACGAGCAGCCGACCCTCGCCGCGGGCGGCTCCTCGTTGCATTACCAAGGGACCGTGCGGATGGGGGCCTTCGACGACGGCAACTCCGTGTGCGACGCCCAGCTGAAGGTGTGGGGCATTGAGAACCTCTACCTCGGCGGCAACGGGGTGATCCCTACCGCGACCGCAGCGAACCCGACCCTGACCATGCTCGCGCTCGCCTGGCGAGCGGCGACCGAAGTCGCGACATCGCTCGCCGACGAGTTCAGCAGCGCGGCACACGCAGCCCGATGAGACCTCGGCCGATCCGCACGGCGATCATCGGGACAGGAATGATCGCCGCGGTGCACGCGCGGGCGGTGCGCGCGGCCGGCGGCGAGATCGTCGGTTTCCTCGGGTCACGGGCGGGGCGCGCCAAGCATCTCGCGGCACAATGGGACGCAGCCGAATTCGTTGATCTAAAGGCGTTGCTCGGCGCCGACGTTGATCTCGTGCAGGTGTGCACGCCCAACAGCACGCACGTCGCATACAGTAAGGCTTCCCTGCGAAGCGGCAAACACGTCATCTGCGAAAAGCCGCTGGCCACCTCCGTGAAGGACGCCGAGCAGTTGGCGGACCTAGCAATATCCTCCAACCTGGTGGCGACCGTGCCTTTCGTGTACCGCTATCACCCGATTATTCGTGAGCTCCGCGCGCGGCGTATCGGGGGCGAATTCGGAGACTGGAACGCACTGCATGGCTCGTACACCCAGGATTGGTTGCTGCACCCGGGAGCGGGAAACTGGCGAGTGGATGACAAAGCCGGCGGAGCCTCGCGCGCCTTCGCTGACATCGGTTCGCACTGGTGCGATCTAGTGGAGTTCGTCAGCGGGGAACGAATCGCATCAACCAGCGCGGTGTTCTCGACCGCCTTTCCAAACCGTCCAGTACGCTCGACGGCTGCCTTCGCGCAGGGGCAAGCCAGTACGTGGTGGGCCCCCGTGAGGACGGAGGACATCGCGATAGCAACTTTCATCACCAGCAACGGCGTGCCAGCCAACGTCATCGTCTCGCAGGTTGCTGCAGGCCGCCGAAACCGACTGTGGTTCGAACTGGACGGGTCGAAAGGGTCAGCCGCATTCGACCAGGAAAACCCCGAAACCGCCTGGCTCGGCGGACTCGATGGTGTCAGAATCACCGCTCGAGGAACCCAGCCGCTATCACCAGACCAATCGCGGCTCTCTTACCTTCCAGCCGGCCACGCCCAGGGCTACCAGGACTGCTTCAACGCGTTCGTGGCCGACACGTTCTCCGCCATACGGGGTACGCGCCCAGAGGGACTCCCTGACTTCACCGACGGCGTGCGTGCCACCCGCGTTATTGACGCAGTCGCTCGGTCCTCAGCGTCGCGCGCTTGGACCGACGTCGCGGGCACCGCCTGATCCGTCCCGGTCGCCTCAAGTGACGCAGTAGCCGTTCCATGAGTTCCACGTATTCCAGCAGGCACAATCCCGGGGCGGCCCGAGTTGCGAAGCGACTTATTCCTCATGGTGGGGTGGGTCGCCACGGTGCAGACCATCCGCTGTGCCTAGAGGCTCGCAAGAAGCACGGTGTCCCGCTGACTCATCGTCAGCGGGACACCGTGCTTGCGTGTTCAGTGGACGGAATGGGCAGCGTCGAGGATCACCTTCGTCACCTGCAGCGGCTTCGCGAGCATGGAGAGGTGTGGCGCGTTGACCTCGGTGACGGTTCCATGCGCCCTCTGAGCCATCAGTCGCTGCTCGGCGGGCGGAAGAAGCCGGTCGGCGGTGCCGATGACGAACCAGCTGGGGATGGTCTTCCAGGCCGGCGTTCCGACGAACGGAGTGCCGAGTGCGCCGAAGGTCACCGGGCTCTGCCCGGCTGCGAGCACATCCGTGACTGCGGAGGGGAGGCTCGCAGCGAACACCGACTTGAATTTGTCCGTGCGAATGTAGCTGTCCCAGTCGGCCTGCTGAGCGTCGGGTATGGGCAGCACGACGTTGAAGACCGTGCTCGGGTCTGCAACGTTCAGCAGCGACCCGGGCGATGCGTTGGTGAGAGTCTGAGCGTTCTCGTTGTTGTCCGGCGCGAAGGCGTCGATGTAGACCAGAGCTTTGACGTCCGGATCGGCAAGCGCTGCTCCGGTGATCACCATTCCCCCATAAGAGTGGCCGACCAATACGACGGGGCCGGTGGTGCGCTGCTGGATGAAGTCCGCTACCGCTTTGGTGTCCGTCTCGAGCCCGCGGAGCGGGTTCGGCGCGGCGAGCACTGTGTAGCCCGCAGCCTGAAGAGCCGCGGTTTCGGGGGCGAAGCTGGAGGCGTCGGCCCACGCTCCGTGCACGAGCACGATGGTCGGTTTTGTGGTGGAGGAAGCGGTGGCGGCGTGCTTGGTGGCGACCGCGGCGCTGCTGACCTGGGCTGGGATGGCGACGGCGAGCAGGCCGGCAATGGCAGCAGCGACGGCTGCGACTTTGATGCGTCGGGAGCGGGTGTGTGGCTTCATGGTTCCGAGTATGGTGGCGCTGCAGACGGAAAGTTTATGCAGGAAACGCATGGTATGCGCGGCAGTTTCGATAGCCGGACGGCGATAGTTAGCAGAGGCGCAGGACCTTTCAATTCGTCCGAGCGCATCATCCGGGAAGCAATCGGATGAGACCACGCGAAGGACCGCTACAAGCCCACCGACTCGGCAGCGAATTGGTCATCTTGATGCCGAGGTCGCGCTGCGCGGGCAGCCAGCGCAGCGAATCTACATGCCCCGGCGGCGGCCAACCGCTCACACTCGCGTACAGCAGCGATGGCTCCTGAAATGGTCAATCCGCTGGGTGCCCGACTTCAATAGGACGAACGGGCTTAGGGACGCGGCCCGCCGCTGGTGTCAGGGTTCGTTCCTTGCACAATCCGGCCCAGCATCATGTGGAACCACGCGCGATCTTCGGCGGGGATGGCGGAGAGACGATGGTCGATGGCGGCTTCCTTGGCTACGGCGACTGTGGCTTTGACCTCCAACCCTTTTGCGGTGATCTGAGGAATTCGGGCGCGGCGGTCGCGCGGCGAGACGCTTCGGTTGATCAGACCGCCCGCCTCCAGTCGGTCGAGCAGGGCGACGAGGGTGGTCTTGTCGATGCTGAGTTCGGCGGCGATCTGGCCCTGTGTGCGCTCTCCACCGTCGCTGATCAGGGCGAGCACCAGCCAGTCCCTCAAGTCGACCAGACCGGCGTCGCGGGTGACCGCGTTGAACGACTCGGCCAGCGAGTCCGCAGCTCGTTGGGCGAGCCAGGAGAGGTCTTGGCTCGGATCGGGAGAGTCGCGCGGGTCAGGAGCGTTCACAGCCCGATTATAACCGTTGCCAGATAGTCCGAGGTCGGATAATCTTGTTACGACCGGATGGAACACTCGACGGAGGTACCGCATGGACGACATCAGCAACAGACTGCGCAGGCTGGAAGACCGCCAAGCAATCGTCGACGTGGTCGTCCGCTACTGCGTCGCCGTGGACAGCCGGGACTGGGATCTGTACGCCGAGTGCTTCGCAGCGACCGTGCGCACCGATTCGGGAGAACTTTCCGGCACCGAATTCGTGGAGATGGTGAAGGGCGCGCTTCCCGCCTTCCGCTCGACCCAGCACCTCAGCACCAACCACCTCGTCATCTTCGACGAGAGCGAACCGGATGTCGCGATCTGCGCCTCGGACATGTTCGCGCAGCACTTCCTCGAGGACTCGCCGGGCGGTTCCTACTACCTGCTCCGCGCCCGCTACCGGGAGGAACTCCTGCGGACACCCGAAGGGTGGAGAATCTCGGCCATCTCGACGACGAATCGATGGGAAGACGGCAATCTGAACGCCGTCACCGAAGCGTTCGAGCGAATCCGCTCGGCCACAACAGCGGTGTGAAAACAACGCCGAAGACATGAGAAAGAGGGCAATGATGCCTACACCTGATGCGAACGTCTCCTGGCTCGTGGCCTACGTGCGGGGCGCCGACGCGAAGATCGACGCCGCCGGCGGCACCACCGAGATCTCGGCCGAGCACTTCGATGCGTATGACGACGAGACCGTGTTCTACTACGACCGCAAGGCCTTCCGGGGCAGGGCGGGGATCCAGGAGTTCATAGATCTGCTGGCACCCTTCGAGATCGAGTTCGGCGAGATCATCGACGTCTTCGGCAACGAGAAGCGCGTCACGCTCGTCATCGAGGAGACCCTTCAGCGTAAGAGTGACGGGGTGCGATTCACGTACGTCCGCACCGCCACCTACCGGATCGAAGGCGGCGTGATCAAGGAATGCTGGATCATCGACGCCCCACCCCAGGAGCTGGCGGCCTACCTCGCCGAATCGGTCGCCTAACGGGGCCGGCCTGTACATTGCAGCGACGAATTTCTAAAGTAATCACACTGCTGACCCGGGCGGGAGCGGAGGACGCATCGTGGATCTGAGAGGTCTGGAGGCCGTCGTGGCCGTCTACGAGAACGGTTCCTTCTCGGCCGCCGCTGTTGCGCTGTTTCTCTCCCAGCCCGCGCTGACACGCCGGGTCGCCCAGCTCGAGCGCGAATTGGACACGCGCCTTTTCGTTCGCACTCCGCACGGAGCGGTTATCACGCATACGGGGCGGGCGCTGATCGAGCCGGCGCGTCGAGCCATCCGGGAAGCGCAATCGATCCGAGGGGCGATCGATCGCGCACGCTCCGATACGTCCGGCAGTCTCAGCTTGGTGGGAACGACGAATCTGACCACCGGGCTCGGCAGCCTGATCGCGGGTTTCCACGAAGCCATGCCCGAAGTCGAATTTCGCCTAGCGTCCGCCAACACGACCGCCGCAGCGGTCGGCATGGTGGAGGCCGGCCTGCACGATCTCGCGATCGTGGACCTGCCCCTCGTGTCGGACAGTCTTGTCGCCCACCGCGTCGCCACCCAGGACTTTCTCGTCGTCCTGGGCCCGGGTGTGACGGAGACTCCGTCGACCATGCCCATCCCGGCCGTCACGCCAGCGATGATCGACGGCCGCACGATGGTCCATCTTCCACCCTCGCAGGTCTCCAAGCCGCGCGGCATGATCCTCTATGACATGCTGCGCATGCAGCCCACGTCTCGTATGGAAGTTTCGGACTGCAGCCTGCTGATGCCCATCTCACACTCCGGCCGGACAGTGGCAGTCGTTCCGCGTCCGGTCGCAATGATCGGCCGCGCCGAGGGACTCGACTTGGCAGTACCGCCAAAGCCGATTCAGCGCACAGTAGCGTTCGCCCGGCATCCGGGGAACGCTTCCACTGCTGTTCGGCATTTCCTTAAACTCGCGGGTGACCTTTTCCCTGCGCTGGCCTGAACGACACAGCTCACTTCCGTCTGCCTCGAACACGTGAGTTCTCTAGTGCTTCTACGGAATCTCGCCTGGGGACGTCGATGCGCGGCCGAGCAGGGTGCGAAGAGCTGTGTGCAGATGGGCTTTGACGGTGGTCTCAGAGGTGCCGAGTTCGCGCGCGATCGTGGCAGTGCTCTGTTGAAGGTAAAACGCGCGGGTCAGAGCATTGCGCACATCAAGGTCGAGTTGCGAAATGGCGGCGGCTATGTCCTCGGGGCCGGGTCCAGCGCCCTCGTTGTGTGGAGCGGGCACGGGGTTCACGGGCATTGACTTCCCAGGCGGATGAGAACCAAAGCTAAACAGCCGCCGGACGCACGTCGATTACTTGCTGGGACCCCGGGATGCCCCAGACGGTGGTGATGTCGGTGAGTTCGGTATCTGCTTGGTTCTTGCCGGCCGCGTAAGGTCGCCGGTAAGACCTGCGTCCTTCGGGTCGGGCAGGTCGTCACATCGGCGATGTTGGCAGCACGGGCGTCAGACGGGTGCTGCCCATCCGCGGGCGCCGGTGTGAGAAGGATCAAGCCGACGGATGACGTCGCGTTTCTCAGCTCTCGCTGATCGACTTCGCCGCATCGGTGATGAGCCTCGAAACCTTCACGGGTTCGGCCAGCATAGACAGGTGGGGGGCGTGACCCTCCGCGACGACGCTTCCCGCGCGCTCAGCCATCGCGCGCTGCTGTGCTTCCGGGATCACCCGGTCAACTGTGCCGACGAAGTACCAGCTCGGCAGGGTCTTCCATGCGGGGGTGCCGGTGAACGGCGTTGCCAGGGCACCCAACGTCGCAGGTGCCTGGCTGGCGGCCAGGACGTTCGATTCCGTCTTGGGGAGCGTCTCCGCGAAGATCTCGTGGAACTTGTCACGCTTGATGTAGCTGTCGTAGTCGCCCTGTGCGGCGTCGGGAGCCGGGAGCACGAAGTCGAAGACGGCGGTCGGGTCCGGCACATTGAGGAGAGACCCGGGCAAAGCGTTGGTGAGACTGGTTGCGCTCTCGCCGTCGTCAGGCGCGTAGGCGTCGATGTAAACCAGCGCCCTCACGCGGGGCGAAGCCGCCGCTGCCCCGGTGATCACAACGCCGCCGTAGGAGTGGCCCGCGAGGACCACAGGCCCCGAGGTCGCCTGCGAGATGAAATCACTCACGACCTTCGTGTCCAACGCAATGCTCCGCAGGGGATTGGGTGCCGAAAGGACGTTGTAGCCCTCAACCTGGAGGGTCGCGGCCACCGCCGCGAAGCTGGCGGAATCCGCCCATGCGCCGTGAACCAAAACGATAGTGGGCTTGCTGGAAGAAGTCATAGACCGAGTCTGAGACGCGGACGGCGCGCGCAGCCAATGCCAAACCTGCATGGCACTGATCGCAACGGCGTACTGCGCTGTTGGGAGAGGCCTGTCGGGCCCTGGTCACCGACATGCACGCTATGCATGGGACCGAAGCCACCGCAACGGAAAAGGTAGCCTTCGACCATCTTCACGCGCGGCGACGACACAGGTCCTCGTGGACGATCACCCCTCCCGACGCGGTCGACTGATTGAGAGGCAACAATGGCCAACGTCACCACCATTACCGTCCCCGTTGAGCGCATCGAGTTCATCAGCCGTAAGCCGTTTCAACAGGTGCTCGACGGCGTGCACCGGGGTCTCGGCCATCCGGACTTCGGCCAGTTCGTTCGGCACATAGCCCAACTGAACGATTGGGAGGAGTTCAAGGCGGCTGTCGCCGCGGAAGCGGGTCCTTCCGGTCTGATGGTATTCCTGGAACTCGATCTCGGTGGAGTCGTCGGAAAGGATCCCCAGGCAATCGGATTCCGTGAAGTGCGGATCATCGCGGGCAACCCGGTGACGATGGAGTCGATGGTGCGAACATCTCCCGCGGCCGGAGCGTTTGCACCGGTGACGATCCTGATCTTCGAAAGCCCCGACGGGGTGCACGTGCGCTATGACACGCTTACCAGCGCAGTCGCAAGCGAGCTCTCGGCGGAAGCGCTGGTCCACGCACGCAAGCTCGACACGAGTGTCACCGAATTGCTGAGATCGGCCGTCTGAGGACCCTCTTTCGCGGCGTCCAGCGACCTCATGTGCAGGTTAGACCTCCGACTTGCAGACCCAACGGACCGTTTTCTTCTGTATCAGTCTGTCGCAGGAACCAACGGTAAGACTGACGGGTCGGCGCCTGGGGCCCGCGTGCAGGAGGACACTCCTTGGTGTGACCCTTGGCGACGGTGTTCGACCGGGGCGGTTCAGCGCGTCGGCTCGCCGAGCACGTCGGAGATCCAGTTCTCGATCCGCTCCTGCAGCTCCGCCCACGCGAGGCCGAACGTCACACCGTGTCCGGAATGCGCGAGGGTAATGAGTTCTGCTCCGAGACCGCGCGCGAGTGAGGAGACGACGTCGGCGGGGCACAGCTCGTCCTGCTGCGCGGCGACGACGAGGGTGGGCATCGTCACCGTGCCGGTGTCGACCTCGGCGGTCCAACGCGTGGCCTCCCACACGGCTCGCGGAGACTCGGGCTGCAGCTGTGCGTAGATCTCGCCCCACTCCCTCTCGGGCGCGCCGTCGTAGAAGAGACGCTGAGCGACGGGCGGTGGAGGCGGCCCCCACGGGGCCGAGAGGTCGACCGGCAACTCGATCGTCGCACCGGCGAATTGTGACGGTACCACCGGCGTCAACAGCACGAGCGCTGCGATGGTGTCAGGATGAGCGGCAGCGTAAGCCAGGGAGGCCAGACCCCCCATACTGTGCCCGACGAGCACGGGCGCGGTGCCGGCCTGCTCCACGGCGACACCAATCTCCGTGCGCACATCCGTGATGCCGCGGTCCAGCCACGCCACAGTGTCGAGCGCTTGTGAGGTGCCGTGGTTGTACCAGTCGAGGGCCGCCGAGGAGCGGCCAGCGGCGAGGAACCAGCGCTGGCTCTGTGCCCATTGCCAAGATCCGTGTAGCCCTCCGTGAACGAACACGAGAGGGGTGCGGGCGAGAGGTTCCTCAGCACTGCATTCGGTCAATGCGACGCCGCCGACGATGCGGTTTCTGAGCTGATCGGAGTTCATGACCCAAACCTAGAGTTTCGGAGAAAGAACCGCGAGACGTAGTGGCGCTTGTCCTTCATCAATGATCGCCAGCCAAACGGAGGCCGATTCACTTCGATGCCCGGCGCTTCCGCCTGACTCATGGGCCGAGCTGGCGGTCAAATCTGCGGAACGGCCCGAGTGCAGGAGTCGAACAGGATCGCCACATGCAGGTGGGCCTGTCGAAGAGCAAAACATGGATTCGCCGACCCCTGAAGAAAACGTGGCCTAGCTGGTTGATTATGTCTGAGGCGCCGATGCAAAGATCGACGCTGCGGGCGGCACGACAGGTACCTGCGAAACACTTCGACGCGTATGACGACGAGACGGTGCTCTACTACGACCGCAAAGAGCACCGCGGCATACGCGGCATTCAGGAGTTCATTGACCTTCTCCCACCCTTCAACATGGAATTCGGAAGCATCATCGACGTCGGAAGCACCGAACGCGTCACCTTGGTAATCGAGGAACCTCTCGAGCGCGAGGCCGACGGTGCCCGCATGGATTACGTTCGCAAGCCTACGTATCGACTTGAGGGCGGCACCATCAAGGAGTGTTGGATCATCAACTTCCCGCCCCGCGATCTAAGCCACGACCATCGAGTTGTGGGGCACCTGGCGAACGATGACGGCTTATCCCAAACAACACGCGGAGCAACGGGCGCAGAAGCGCGTTACCCAGGACAGGTAACCGAATCTTGTTGAATCGAATCTCCCTGGTGCCTCGCGAGGGAATCGAAGCGTCCCACACATCGGCGCATCGCCGTCTTGTCGATGCGCCGAAGAAGCGAATCGTCCAGATGAAGCGTGGGAACGCATCTTCTCCGCTCGACCCACTGCCGCATAGGGTCCTGCTTATGCTCCATGATCAGACTTCTTTTCCTCTGCCCGAAGTTCCGGACGACCAGCGAAATGACGCCGTGGCGGCTTGGGGCGAGCCGGTCGCCGTTCGCACTTACGAGCCGGGCGAACCGGGGAAACTGCCAGCCTTCCTGGAGTCGCGCGTCTACCAGGGGTCGTCAGGGCGCGTCTACCCGCTTCCCTTCATAGAGTCCGTAAGCCACAACGCGACTGTCCACACGTGGCAAGCCGTGCACATGGAGAACGAGTACTTGCGTCTGGTCATCCTGCCAGAACTCGGTGGGCGCGTACACATTGCCATCGACAAGACCACTGGGCAGGACTTCTTCTACCGAAACGACGTAATCAAACCGGCGCTCGTCGGATTGGCTGGGCCGTGGATCTCGGGAGGAATCGAATTCAACTGGCCGCAACACCACCGGCCAGCCACCTTCCTCCCGATGGATTGGACGATCGAACGAGAACCAGATGGATCCGTCACAGTCTGGTGCTCCGACCACGACCCGTTCGCGCGTATGAAAGGGATGCACGGTATTCGCCTCCGGCCCGGCAGCGCCGTGCTGGAGGCCCGAGTCCGGTTGTTCAACCGTACGGAAGTCACCCAGACGTTCCTCTGGTGGGCGAATGTCGCCGTGCGCGTGCACGATCAGTATCAGTCCTTCTTTCCAACGGATGTGCACATTGTTGCCGATCATGCCAAACGGGCGGCAACCTCCTTCCCCGCCGCCGATCGCCCTTATTACGGCATCGACTACGCAGCTCGCGCAGACCGCAACAATCCCGACTTCGTCGCGGACGACGCTGATCGGATCGACTGGTATCGCAACATCCCGGTTCCCACCTCGTACATGTGCGTAGCAAGTGAGGATGACTTCTTTGGCGGCTATGACCACTCAACCGCGCTTGGCTTCGCGCACGTCGCCGACCACCATGTTGCTCCGGGGAAGAAACAATGGACATGGGGCAACGCTCCGTTTGGTTGGGCGTGGGACGCAAACCTCAGCGACGACCAGAGTGCATATGTGGAGCTGATGGCGGGTGTCTATACCGACAATCAGCCTGACTTCTCCTACCTTGCCCCTGGGGAAACGAAGACGTTCAGCCAGTTCTGGTTCCCGTATCACGGGATCGGCCCGCTGACGCAGGCGTCGACCGACCTGGCGCTGAGCTTGGTCGTCGTCGAAGGAGACGGGCTCGAGCGACTGGCGAAGGTTGGAGTTGCTGCGACGCGACCGCTCGATGAAGTCAACCTGCAATTGATTAATGCGGACAGCGACGTTCTGTGGAGGGGCCGTGTCACAGTTGCCCCCGGTCAGCCGGTCAGCGTAAGCGTTCCGTTCGCGGCAGCTGGAGACGTGGATTTGCTTGCCGTCGCACCCGACGGTGGGACCCTGCGGGCCACGAGCAAATACCGGGACGCCGCACCCGGTGGTTTCGAAACTGCAACTGAGCCTCCGGCGCCATCAGAGATCGACTCGATCGATGAGCTGTACCTGACTGGTGTGCACCTCGCGCAGTATCGCCACGCCACACGTTCGCCCGAGCCGTATTGGCAAGAGGCGCTGCGCCGCGACCCCGATGACTCCCGCGCTAACGTTGCAATGGCATGTGCGCGCCTTGGCGCCGGAGAATTGGACGAGGCAGAAGCTCATCTTCGCACGGCGCTCCGCCGCCAGACGCGCCGAAACCCGAACCCGGCGGACGGGGAAGCCTCATACTTGCTCGGGGTCGTCCTGGCAGAGACTGGCCGAGACCGTGAAGCTGACGATGCGTTCGCTAAGGCGGCATGGACCTACGCGTGGAGGGCACCGTCTGCGGTCGCCCGCTCCCGTATCGCCGCCCGCGCCGAGCGATGGCTCGACACACTCCGGCATGCTGAGTTCGCCGCGCGACTCGATGCCGATCACCTGCAGGCTGCAGCGATCCGAGTCATCGCGCTTCGGAAGCTCGGACGGGGTGAAGAGGCGGCCCGAGTGCTCAGCGCGGCCCGGGCCCTCGACCCGCTTGACGCGTGGCTGAGCGATCTTGCGGGCGAGGAGAATTCGACGGACGCGGGGATGCTTCGTGACCTCGCGGGCGAGTATCGATCCCTGGGACTCTCCGCAGAAGCGCTTCGAATCTTGGGCAAGGCGGCCGCCTCAGCGATCGACCGGCCCGTCGTCGGCGCAGGCGATCCGCTCGTGCTGATCCAATACGAGCGGGCGGAGCTTCTCGACGAGCTTGACCGAATTGGAGAGGCCGGCGAGGCGTTGGCGATGGCTCGCACTGTGTCGGCCGACCGCTGCTTCGCAGGGAGCCGAGATGATGCCCGACTACTCGAGCGGCGGATTGAACGTAGCGGCGACGGGCGAGCACACGCCATTCTCGGTCACTGGCTCTACTTCAACCGTCGATACGACGAGGCGGAGTTCCACCTTCGCCGGGCTGTCGAAGAAAACCCGGGTGATGCGGTTGCGCTACGAGGGCTCGGACTTGCCGCTTACAACGTCCGCGGTCGAGCGGACGAGGCTGTGCAGCTGTATCGGCGCGCGGTGGCCGCCGCGCCCGGTGACGCAAAGCTGCGCTTCGAGGCCGACCAGCTCGCGCGGCG is drawn from Leifsonia shinshuensis and contains these coding sequences:
- a CDS encoding DUF5107 domain-containing protein, whose protein sequence is MLHDQTSFPLPEVPDDQRNDAVAAWGEPVAVRTYEPGEPGKLPAFLESRVYQGSSGRVYPLPFIESVSHNATVHTWQAVHMENEYLRLVILPELGGRVHIAIDKTTGQDFFYRNDVIKPALVGLAGPWISGGIEFNWPQHHRPATFLPMDWTIEREPDGSVTVWCSDHDPFARMKGMHGIRLRPGSAVLEARVRLFNRTEVTQTFLWWANVAVRVHDQYQSFFPTDVHIVADHAKRAATSFPAADRPYYGIDYAARADRNNPDFVADDADRIDWYRNIPVPTSYMCVASEDDFFGGYDHSTALGFAHVADHHVAPGKKQWTWGNAPFGWAWDANLSDDQSAYVELMAGVYTDNQPDFSYLAPGETKTFSQFWFPYHGIGPLTQASTDLALSLVVVEGDGLERLAKVGVAATRPLDEVNLQLINADSDVLWRGRVTVAPGQPVSVSVPFAAAGDVDLLAVAPDGGTLRATSKYRDAAPGGFETATEPPAPSEIDSIDELYLTGVHLAQYRHATRSPEPYWQEALRRDPDDSRANVAMACARLGAGELDEAEAHLRTALRRQTRRNPNPADGEASYLLGVVLAETGRDREADDAFAKAAWTYAWRAPSAVARSRIAARAERWLDTLRHAEFAARLDADHLQAAAIRVIALRKLGRGEEAARVLSAARALDPLDAWLSDLAGEENSTDAGMLRDLAGEYRSLGLSAEALRILGKAAASAIDRPVVGAGDPLVLIQYERAELLDELDRIGEAGEALAMARTVSADRCFAGSRDDARLLERRIERSGDGRAHAILGHWLYFNRRYDEAEFHLRRAVEENPGDAVALRGLGLAAYNVRGRADEAVQLYRRAVAAAPGDAKLRFEADQLARRVGSSPQERLDALADVGELIAERDDLALAYAELLVLVGRHGEAINLMSSRRFSPWEGGEGEVIRVWTLAQRAAASEMLRLGDARGAVGALESAVHVPAELGEAPHPLANRSDLLLAFGDANQAARLTAEAKQAWRAAASSAGDFTTMSVVPHSPMSYYSVLAARRLGDNLRAQQLTSDFADYVEVARKQRAKIDYFATSLPTMLIFREDIQQTHDDLVAIMEAELALLKDDVARANAILSALAERDPASPVVRELLASAEGAYVG